From Polyodon spathula isolate WHYD16114869_AA chromosome 24, ASM1765450v1, whole genome shotgun sequence, one genomic window encodes:
- the LOC121298773 gene encoding deoxyuridine 5'-triphosphate nucleotidohydrolase-like encodes MALVCKHLCRYSLLNYNIFKSPLLRSKRILHQYFPKMKMPRVNVKCKVTEVTGTSPAKRLNEMHPEGKMLLKFARLSDHATSPTRGSTKAAGYDLYSAYDYVIPAMDKAIVKTDIQIALPSGYYGRIAPRSGLAAKYFIDVGAGVVDEDYRGNVGVVLFNFNKDSFEVKKGDRIAQLICEKICYPELQEHETLDETERGAGGFGSTGTN; translated from the exons ATGGCTCTTGTCTGTAAACATCTTTGTAGATATTCACTCCTAAACTATAATATATTCAAATCTCCATTACTTCGGAGTAAAAGAATTCTACATCAATATTTTCCGAAAATGAAAATGCCCAGAGTGAACGTGAAATGCAAAG TAACAGAAGTTACCGGCACCTCGCCTGCAAAAAGGCTGAATGAAATGCATCCTGAGGGGAAAATGCTGCTGAAATTTGCCAGACTTTCTGACCATGCTACCTCTCCAACAAGAGGGTCTACAAAAGCGGCAGGCTATGATTTGTACAG TGCTTACGACTATGTAATTCCCGCTATGGATAAAGCCATCGTGAAAACTGACATTCAGATCGCTCTTCCTTCTGGTTACTACGGAAGAATAG cTCCAAGGTCTGGATTAGCAGCAAAATATTTTATAGACGTTGGAG ctggtgTTGTTGATGAAGATTACAGAGGGAATGTTGGTGTTGTGCTCTTCAATTTCAATAAAGACAGTTTTGAAG ttaAAAAGGGTGACCGAATAGCACAACTAATATGTGAAAAGATTTGCTACCCAGAGCTTCAGGAACATGAG ACCCTGGATGAGACTGAACGTGGAGCTGGTGGCTTTGGATCTACTGGAACAAATTAA